A single window of Sparus aurata chromosome 12, fSpaAur1.1, whole genome shotgun sequence DNA harbors:
- the LOC115592526 gene encoding E3 ubiquitin-protein ligase MARCH3-like isoform X2 → MCRICHDSGAQEELLSPCECSGTLATIHRSCLEHWLSASGTSFCELCHYQFTVQRKSRSLLEWMQNPSLRQEKRTLFGDMVCFLLITPLATISGWLCLRGAIDHLQFASRLEAVGLISLTVALFIIYLFWTLVSLRYHCRLYNEWRQSNQRVVLLLPRSHSETSALHSLHRGQRGKTPSKESIV, encoded by the exons ATGTGTCGTATCTGTCATGacagcggagcccaggaggaaCTGCTGTCCCCCTGTGAATGTTCAGGGACCCTGGCCACCATCCACCGCAGCTGTCTGGAGCACTGGCTGTCTGCCTCAGGAACCAGCTTCTGTGAGCTCTGCCACTACCAGTTCACTGTGCAGAGGAAGTCCAGGTCGCTGCTTGAG TGGATGCAGAACCCAAGTCTTCGTCAGGAGAAGCGTACCTTGTTTGGTGACATGGTCTGTTTCCTGCTCATCACCCCTCTGGCCACCATCTCTGGCTGGCTCTGCCTTCGCGGTGCCATAGATCACCTTCAGTTCGCCAGCCGGCTGGAGGCTGTGGGGCTTATCTCACTTACTGTTGCCCTCTTCATCATTTACCTTTTCTGGACCCTG GTGTCTCTGAGATATCACTGTCGACTGTACAATGAGTGGCGACAGTCCAATCAGAGAGTTGTCCTCCTCCTGCCCAGATCCCACAGTGAAACATCAGCGCTCCACTCCTTACACAGGGGACAGCGAGGGAAGACGCCATCCAAAGAGTCAATAGTCTGA
- the LOC115592526 gene encoding E3 ubiquitin-protein ligase MARCH3-like isoform X1 has protein sequence MEECSVSASEKHQCYSQVSTKLDGQLISPGLDVYAKQHAVPENPMCRICHDSGAQEELLSPCECSGTLATIHRSCLEHWLSASGTSFCELCHYQFTVQRKSRSLLEWMQNPSLRQEKRTLFGDMVCFLLITPLATISGWLCLRGAIDHLQFASRLEAVGLISLTVALFIIYLFWTLVSLRYHCRLYNEWRQSNQRVVLLLPRSHSETSALHSLHRGQRGKTPSKESIV, from the exons ATGGAGGAGTGCAGTGTGTCAGCCAGTGAGAAGCATCAGTGTTACAGTCAGGTGTCGACCAAGCTGGATGGCCAGCTGATTTCTCCAGGGTTGGACGTGTACGCCAAACAGCA tgCCGTGCCAGAGAACCCCATGTGTCGTATCTGTCATGacagcggagcccaggaggaaCTGCTGTCCCCCTGTGAATGTTCAGGGACCCTGGCCACCATCCACCGCAGCTGTCTGGAGCACTGGCTGTCTGCCTCAGGAACCAGCTTCTGTGAGCTCTGCCACTACCAGTTCACTGTGCAGAGGAAGTCCAGGTCGCTGCTTGAG TGGATGCAGAACCCAAGTCTTCGTCAGGAGAAGCGTACCTTGTTTGGTGACATGGTCTGTTTCCTGCTCATCACCCCTCTGGCCACCATCTCTGGCTGGCTCTGCCTTCGCGGTGCCATAGATCACCTTCAGTTCGCCAGCCGGCTGGAGGCTGTGGGGCTTATCTCACTTACTGTTGCCCTCTTCATCATTTACCTTTTCTGGACCCTG GTGTCTCTGAGATATCACTGTCGACTGTACAATGAGTGGCGACAGTCCAATCAGAGAGTTGTCCTCCTCCTGCCCAGATCCCACAGTGAAACATCAGCGCTCCACTCCTTACACAGGGGACAGCGAGGGAAGACGCCATCCAAAGAGTCAATAGTCTGA